A stretch of Paracoccus sp. MA DNA encodes these proteins:
- a CDS encoding LysR substrate-binding domain-containing protein, which translates to MSIPPLAALRAFEAVARHLNFTRAAEELGMTQAAVSYQIRLLEERLGTPLFLRKPREIVLTETGALFARPTIDAFDMLREAFADPSADSVSTLSISTVPTFAGAWLSPRLGKFQMNHPNLAVRLETSDNLVDFGREDITVAIRAGEGGWPGVEEHFLMPIEYTPMLSPALARKHELREPADLLKLPLLDRVDPNWAVWMREAGVDFWEAPPKPGLTLSTDLHEARAALEGYGVALLTPRFFRFELATGSLIQPFPLVAQNGRSFWLVYPKGRRNRPAIRKFRAFLLDEIACDPG; encoded by the coding sequence ATGTCGATTCCCCCGCTTGCCGCCCTGCGCGCCTTCGAGGCGGTGGCGCGGCACCTGAACTTCACCCGCGCCGCCGAGGAACTGGGCATGACCCAGGCCGCGGTCAGCTATCAGATCCGTTTGCTCGAGGAACGGCTCGGCACGCCGCTGTTCCTGCGCAAGCCGCGCGAGATCGTGCTGACCGAGACCGGGGCGCTGTTCGCCCGTCCGACCATCGACGCCTTCGACATGCTGCGCGAAGCCTTTGCCGACCCCTCGGCGGATTCGGTCTCGACCCTGTCGATCTCGACCGTGCCGACCTTTGCCGGGGCCTGGCTGTCGCCGCGGCTGGGCAAGTTCCAGATGAACCACCCGAACCTGGCGGTGCGGCTGGAGACCAGCGACAATCTGGTCGATTTCGGGCGCGAGGACATCACCGTCGCCATCCGCGCCGGCGAGGGCGGCTGGCCGGGGGTCGAGGAGCATTTCCTGATGCCCATCGAATACACCCCCATGCTGTCGCCGGCGCTGGCCAGGAAGCACGAGCTGCGCGAGCCCGCCGACCTGCTGAAGCTGCCGCTGCTGGACCGGGTGGACCCGAACTGGGCGGTCTGGATGCGCGAGGCGGGGGTGGATTTCTGGGAGGCCCCGCCCAAGCCCGGCCTGACGCTCTCGACCGACCTGCACGAGGCGCGGGCGGCGCTGGAGGGTTACGGCGTGGCGCTGCTGACGCCGCGCTTCTTCCGCTTCGAGCTGGCGACCGGCAGCCTGATCCAGCCCTTTCCGCTGGTGGCGCAGAACGGCCGCAGCTTCTGGCTGGTCTATCCCAAGGGCCGCCGCAACCGTCCTGCGATCCGCAAGTTCCGCGCCTTCCTGCTGGACGAGATCGCCTGCGATCCGGGCTAG
- a CDS encoding PACE efflux transporter, with translation MTMRSFPDRVRHAVSFELIGLAIVTPLAAWIYDKPVFDMGVVGVGAATLATVWTFVFNLGFDHAMRRWVGHVGKSLRHRLLHTALFELGLLVMLLPPMAWYLGMTLWQTLLLDLFIVAFYLVYNFVFNIAYDRIFPLPAAPQGRGRGHGRRQPA, from the coding sequence ATGACGATGCGCAGTTTCCCGGACCGGGTCCGCCACGCGGTGAGCTTCGAGCTGATCGGCCTGGCGATCGTCACCCCGCTGGCCGCCTGGATCTATGACAAGCCGGTGTTCGACATGGGCGTCGTCGGCGTCGGCGCGGCGACGCTGGCCACGGTCTGGACTTTTGTCTTCAACCTGGGCTTCGACCACGCCATGCGGCGCTGGGTCGGCCATGTCGGCAAGTCGCTGCGTCACCGGCTGCTGCATACCGCGCTGTTCGAGCTGGGCCTGCTGGTCATGCTGCTGCCGCCGATGGCCTGGTATCTGGGCATGACGCTGTGGCAGACGCTGCTGCTCGACCTGTTCATCGTGGCCTTCTATCTGGTCTACAACTTCGTCTTCAACATCGCCTATGACCGGATCTTCCCCCTGCCTGCCGCGCCGCAGGGTCGCGGGCGGGGTCACGGGCGCCGCCAGCCGGCCTAG
- a CDS encoding ABC transporter permease, whose amino-acid sequence MPPTSTVSTPLEPPRPRRRDRPLRRLQVVWIALTLAALALFAADLQVSAPSPGAVLKALALGFARPDFLALENLGQAMLLTLTVAFGGVAIGAAAGFAMALAWNWRAVRVLSLCLRSVHELIWALFIITVTGPVAIAAVMALALSYSGIFAKVFGEILDEADPAPRDALPGRGLTLSGLIYAKLVPSLPAFWSYFCYRIECGIRSSAVLGFVGLPTLGFELDTLFKQGRYDGAAAVLLLTYALIISQSLWLRRRLVPLYVLGALAYLAALSPGQVSGFGLWQLLAVDMVPAPLRGADLTAAGTWGAFGDWLWRLVSQQVLPGAWATVLVSYLAFVLCGIVALVAFPLIVTALAGRIGAGLGHVALVIMRSTPEYMLVFVGVQVLGPSMLPAVLALGLHNGAIIAHLVGRQAEGMVPTLRPDRPGGAGLYAYELVPRVSSGLIAYLFYRGEIILRESMILGILGIATLGFYVDSAIATLRFDRAALLVVAMILLTALADWASRALRRRLKVGAVSTRPFC is encoded by the coding sequence ATGCCTCCGACATCGACCGTCTCTACGCCGCTTGAGCCGCCGCGGCCGCGCCGGCGCGACAGGCCGCTGCGGCGGCTGCAGGTGGTGTGGATCGCGCTGACGCTGGCGGCGCTGGCGCTGTTCGCGGCCGATCTGCAGGTCAGCGCGCCCTCGCCCGGGGCGGTGCTGAAGGCGCTGGCGCTGGGCTTCGCGCGTCCCGATTTCCTGGCGCTGGAGAATCTGGGCCAGGCAATGCTGCTGACGCTGACCGTGGCCTTCGGCGGGGTCGCCATCGGCGCCGCGGCGGGCTTCGCCATGGCGCTGGCCTGGAACTGGCGGGCGGTCCGGGTGCTTTCGCTTTGCCTGCGCAGCGTGCACGAGCTGATCTGGGCGCTGTTCATCATCACCGTGACCGGCCCGGTGGCCATCGCGGCGGTGATGGCGCTGGCCCTGTCCTATAGCGGCATCTTCGCCAAGGTCTTCGGCGAGATCCTGGACGAGGCCGACCCCGCCCCGCGCGATGCCCTGCCGGGGCGCGGCCTGACGCTGTCCGGGCTGATCTATGCCAAGCTGGTGCCCAGCCTGCCGGCCTTCTGGAGCTATTTCTGCTATCGCATCGAATGCGGCATCCGCTCCAGCGCGGTGCTGGGCTTCGTCGGCCTGCCGACCCTGGGCTTCGAGCTCGACACGCTGTTCAAGCAGGGCCGCTACGACGGCGCGGCGGCGGTGCTGCTGCTGACCTATGCGCTGATCATCAGCCAGTCGCTGTGGCTGCGGCGGCGGCTGGTGCCGCTCTATGTGCTGGGGGCGCTGGCCTATCTTGCCGCGCTGTCGCCGGGCCAGGTCTCGGGCTTCGGGCTGTGGCAGCTTCTGGCGGTGGACATGGTGCCCGCGCCGCTGCGCGGCGCCGACCTGACGGCGGCGGGGACCTGGGGCGCCTTCGGCGACTGGCTCTGGCGGCTCGTCTCGCAGCAGGTCCTGCCGGGGGCCTGGGCCACGGTGCTGGTCAGCTATCTGGCCTTCGTGCTGTGCGGCATCGTCGCGCTTGTGGCATTCCCGCTGATCGTCACCGCGCTGGCCGGCCGGATCGGCGCCGGGCTGGGCCATGTGGCGCTGGTGATCATGCGCTCGACCCCGGAATACATGCTGGTCTTTGTCGGCGTGCAGGTGCTGGGCCCCTCGATGCTGCCGGCGGTGCTGGCGCTGGGGCTGCACAACGGCGCCATCATCGCCCATCTGGTCGGGCGGCAGGCCGAGGGCATGGTCCCGACCCTGCGCCCCGACCGGCCGGGCGGGGCCGGGCTTTATGCCTATGAGCTGGTGCCGCGCGTTTCCTCCGGGCTCATCGCCTATCTGTTCTATCGCGGCGAGATCATCCTGCGCGAAAGCATGATCCTGGGCATCCTGGGCATCGCCACGCTGGGCTTTTACGTGGACAGCGCCATCGCCACGCTGCGCTTCGATCGCGCCGCGCTGCTGGTGGTGGCGATGATCCTGCTGACGGCGCTGGCCGACTGGGCCTCTCGCGCGCTGCGCCGGCGGCTGAAGGTCGGCGCCGTCTCGACCCGGCCCTTCTGCTGA
- a CDS encoding LysR family transcriptional regulator — protein sequence MTVTLDQLEAFVAAAQHGSFSAAGRALRKAQSAISTQVSNLEDDLGVALFSREGRNPVLTPAGERLLAEARVVLDRREHLIGVAASLTAHVEHRLVVAIDELYPEEPLATLFAEFAARFPHVELELLFPMMEDVSRLVLDGKADIGVMWRQEVLPTEIAFHTLGWVPLKLVCGKDHPLAHTVVDWEDLKRHRQLMVAVRSEGPEKQRLRTAAEVWWVESHWVILQLVRRGIGWALVPDHIIEESPVRDDLVTPALQFDGADWPVALELVWHKQRPSGPAARWLRERFAAMRISGFPAPGAG from the coding sequence ATGACCGTCACGCTGGACCAGCTGGAAGCCTTTGTCGCCGCCGCGCAGCACGGCTCGTTCTCGGCCGCCGGCCGGGCGCTGCGCAAGGCGCAGTCGGCGATCAGCACCCAGGTCTCGAATCTCGAGGACGACCTGGGCGTGGCGCTGTTCAGCCGCGAAGGACGCAACCCGGTGCTGACGCCCGCGGGCGAGCGGCTGCTGGCCGAGGCCCGCGTGGTGCTGGACCGCCGCGAGCACCTGATCGGCGTCGCCGCCAGCCTGACCGCGCATGTCGAGCACCGGCTGGTCGTCGCCATCGACGAGCTTTATCCCGAAGAGCCGCTGGCGACGCTGTTCGCCGAATTCGCCGCGCGCTTCCCGCATGTCGAGCTGGAGCTGCTGTTCCCGATGATGGAGGATGTCAGCCGGCTGGTGCTGGACGGCAAGGCCGATATCGGCGTGATGTGGCGGCAAGAGGTGCTGCCGACCGAGATCGCCTTCCACACGCTGGGCTGGGTGCCGCTGAAGCTGGTCTGCGGCAAGGACCACCCGCTGGCCCATACGGTGGTGGACTGGGAGGACTTGAAGCGCCACCGCCAGCTGATGGTCGCGGTGCGCAGCGAGGGACCGGAAAAGCAGCGCCTGCGCACGGCGGCCGAGGTCTGGTGGGTGGAAAGCCACTGGGTGATCCTGCAACTGGTGCGCCGCGGCATCGGCTGGGCGCTGGTGCCCGACCACATCATCGAGGAATCGCCGGTGCGGGACGATCTGGTCACCCCGGCGCTGCAATTCGACGGCGCCGACTGGCCGGTGGCGCTGGAACTGGTCTGGCACAAGCAGCGCCCCAGCGGCCCGGCCGCGCGCTGGCTGCGCGAACGCTTTGCCGCCATGCGGATCAGCGGCTTTCCGGCCCCGGGCGCCGGCTAG
- a CDS encoding ATP-binding cassette domain-containing protein produces the protein MVELRGQTLAYGPTVVLENVTLAIRPGERVALLGRSGAGKSTLLAAIRDSAMAAGEDVALVPQENGLVPQLSLFHNVHMGRLHRHSAFYNLVTLLRPFRRDRAEVAALARELGLEPLLDRPVERLSGGQRQRTAVARAIHAGGGFLLADEPVSALDEMQAPEVLRALLSRFPTSVISLHDIGLALAHCTRLVGLKDRRIIFDLRTGEQNASDIDRLYAA, from the coding sequence ATGGTGGAACTGCGCGGGCAGACGCTGGCCTACGGCCCGACCGTGGTGCTGGAGAACGTGACGCTGGCGATCCGGCCCGGCGAGCGGGTGGCGCTGCTTGGCCGCAGCGGGGCTGGTAAATCCACCCTGCTGGCGGCGATCCGCGACAGCGCCATGGCGGCGGGCGAGGATGTGGCGCTGGTGCCGCAGGAAAACGGGCTGGTGCCGCAGCTGAGCCTGTTCCACAACGTCCATATGGGCCGGCTGCACCGGCATTCGGCCTTCTACAATCTGGTCACGCTGCTGCGCCCCTTTCGCCGCGACCGGGCCGAGGTGGCGGCGCTGGCGCGCGAGCTGGGGCTGGAGCCGCTGCTCGACCGCCCGGTCGAGCGGCTGTCGGGCGGCCAGCGCCAGCGCACGGCGGTGGCCCGCGCCATCCATGCCGGCGGCGGCTTCCTGCTGGCGGACGAGCCGGTCTCGGCGCTGGACGAGATGCAGGCGCCCGAGGTGCTGCGGGCGCTGCTGTCGCGCTTTCCGACCAGCGTGATCTCGCTGCACGATATCGGGCTGGCGCTGGCGCATTGCACCCGGCTGGTCGGGCTGAAGGACCGGCGTATCATCTTCGACCTGCGCACGGGCGAGCAGAATGCCTCCGACATCGACCGTCTCTACGCCGCTTGA